The stretch of DNA GAATCTTTTTAGCATTAAAGCAAAATTGTCAAGTTGAGTATCAGATTGTAAAAGGCAAACGTAAGGCATTAGTATCGATATTAAAGGGTATTTTGTACTTATACCACAGTTGTTTTTGCtttagaggaaagagaaaatatttactttgcttGCTGGAAAATACTGAATGTCTCAGTGTGTAGGATTTAGTAATTATTTcccacattttaaagaaagaatctTAGAAGTTGAACGTAAGGTTCCAGGTGTTGACATGGGATGTGCTTTGGTGCTAGGTGTAGAGTTGAATAATAATCGTTGATTAAAATGTCCTGGTTGGCCTTTGCAGTGGAAACTAACTTGATTGAGCAGAGTGCTGTTTGCCAGATGAGCTGCCTGATGATTTTTGGCTTTCTGTCACGTCCAGGAGCTCTCAGCTCACACCAGTGATGTTCACACCATGAAGAGTTTGAGAACTTCTGTGTTGGCATACAGATTGTGTATTGCTGCCgtgaaataggctctctgtggTTTTGTAGGAAGAACTGTTTCTTGTTTTCATGTTAAGAACTGTTAATTTCTAATGGGATGCTAAACTGAGTGTTCTCTCTTGACAggtctcctcctctgcagggagaATAACAGTCCCTCGCCTGAGTGTTGGTGCTGTGAGCAGCAGGCCCAGCACTCCTACTTTAGGTAGGAAACAGCTCAGTTGGGGTTTCCCGTGTTgattttatgaaggaaaaaaataatgaggagtAATTTAAAGCGTCCTTCAACCACTGAGGACACATTGAGTGCCACCTGAACTTTGACAgcatcagaaaaattaaattagttttgaaAAGATTATCGTAATCTTTGATACATATATACATTACTGAcgttctgtatttttattcctgtatttGTGATAACTTCTATATGTGAGGAGACTATTCAAGAAACTTACGTAagcttgagggttttttcctcaacGTGAGCACTACACTGAACTACAAATGGCACTAactaaaatccatttttaaaaggttcACAAAATTTATGACTGAGCACGTACACTTACGTATTAGCCTAGAATTTTATAGGTCTTGAGTAAATGTGCGATTCTGCCTGAAAATCTGACTCCTGTATAACCAGCATCAGTATGTTCTTGTGTGTTCCCACTACTTTGAAAATAATAGGTTCCACTTTGAAAGTGAACTTATGAGTGccagttttttggttttatttttatcttttgacTGAGATGTTTTAAATATCAGGTACACCTTCAGCACAAACAGTATCCGTCTCAACAAAAGTTGGCACTCCAGTGTCGCTGACTGGTCAGAGGTTCACCGTACAGATCCCGTCTTCTCAGGCAGCAGTCAAGTCAGGTAAAACACAAGCTGTAAAGATCAGCGGCACTTTTTGGTGTTCTTTTGAGCAGAACCAAAATTAATTTCTAGTAATAATGTGGGAAATTACTTCAcctcttctgtatttaaaaattgcTAGTCTTTTGTGTCTCCTTACGTAAGGCAGGCAGTGTCCCCTCTCTGGTCATTCCAGTGAATTCTAGTTTTGATTCCTGTTTGCAGCACAGTGGTGTCACCCAGAACATACAGTGTTTCAGGCAGATTTCCCTTACACCTTAACTGCCACCTCTGTGCTCGCTTGCTCTTGTGCTCACCCCGCTACCATTGTCCTGTTTTCTCTGCTTCACTTTCAGGATCATTCCAGGGGTTTCAGCCCCAAATGTTCTAGTCCTACGCTGCTTTATTGGGTTGGAAGTTCTGTTTTAGTGCGGGAAAATCAACTGTCGTTTTTTTAAGCGTTTCATTCAAcgacatctttctttttttcacagccaCACCGACTACTCCAACAGTTCAGAATGTTCTAATTAATCCTTCGTTAATTGGACCAAAGAACATTCTTATTACTACAAATATGGTGTCATCACAGAATACATCTAATGAATCGAATCCCTtgaaaaggaagcatgaagatGATGACGACTATGATAACTTGTGAAGAGACTGTCCCGTCCCCTTCCGTTCTTCAGTGATTCATATTGAGTCTGACGGGTTTTGCCAGGAGTTCTTTGTAAGCAACGTGCGAGCGTGTAAATACTCTGTTAAAATGCAGTTGGGTGcggagtgagagagagagatcattgcctgtggaa from Chroicocephalus ridibundus chromosome 9, bChrRid1.1, whole genome shotgun sequence encodes:
- the TAF9B gene encoding transcription initiation factor TFIID subunit 9B isoform X2 codes for the protein MAQILKDMGITEYEPRVINQMLEFAYRYVTTILEDAKIYSSHAKKSSVDADDVRLAIQCRTDQSFTSPPPRDFLLDIARQKNQTPLPLIKPYSGPRLPPDRYCLTAPNYRLKSLQKKVSSSAGRITVPRLSVGAVSSRPSTPTLGTPSAQTVSVSTKVGTPVSLTGQRFTVQIPSSQAAVKSATPTTPTVQNVLINPSLIGPKNILITTNMVSSQNTSNESNPLKRKHEDDDDYDNL